One Acaryochloris sp. CCMEE 5410 genomic window, GACTGACTACTCCGGGGTAAACCAATTAGAAGAAGAGTGTGTCTATTTTGAATCCTTTATCTTCTGAGTTGACCTATCAATTAATCAACTTTGTAGAGCCTGTTTAGCGACTTTTTCAGCTCTGCTTGAAGTCACCTTTTGATAGCGCAAAGTCGTCTGTAAATGTTGATGTCCCATCAAGGCCCTCAACTCCTCGATTCCCATTAAACCCACTCGCTCCGTGGCAAAGGTATGCCGTAGATCATGGAGCCGTAGCCCTCCAAGACCGATCCTGCTCAGTCAATTTTTCCAGCTTTATAGATGTTGTATAGCTCACACGGTTATCAATCCTGATTTGGGCTGTTGTGCTGTAAATAAGGCTGGAGAACTGGGTGTCGATAATATTGAATGTATTCCGCTAATACTTGTGCGGCATCATCGCTGTAGAAACACCACCGGCGTTTATTGCCCTTACCCACCACTTGAAACTTACAGTCTTGGAGATCAACATTGGCGAGATCCAAGCCAGTAGTTCAGCATCCTGGCCCCCGTGCGATGAAGCAAACGGACCAGTGCGTGCATGCGTCTATCTGGTTAACCCTTTGATACAGCCGTTGCAATTGCTGAGGGGTGAGATATCGGACTAACTCGTCTGTCCCAGACTCTCCTTGTTGTACATCAGGTTTACGTTGCTTGAGATGAGCAATGGGATTCGATTTGATATGCCCTCGTTCCAAAGCAAAGTTCAGCAAGGATTGAAGAATCGCCTGGTGACGCCGATGGGTAGTGTAGGACAACTGCTGGAGACTGTTGAGGTAGTCTTCAAGTACTTCCCGTGTCAGTAATTCCAGTGGTAGGCTGCCATACTGCTGCAGCAAAGGAAGAAGGGTCAACTCATAGGACTTGAGAGTGCTAGCAGCGTAGCCTGGACGGTTGAGAAATTCAGTCGCTACTGTAGCTAAGACCTTACTGGACATGGAGTATATTTATTTACTCTAGAAGTAGATAATAGTGTACTACTGCCTTGTTGTTTCACTACATTGGTTTGATGTCGTCAGATTGGTCTGCTTGTCCTCCTCACCCCCAAGAATCCTTAAAGGATTATGTCTGTCGTCTTCGTCAACAGCAGAATTGGACTCAGGCCCAACTCGCTACAGCTGCAGGGGTACATCGCCAAACCATTGGCAAAATTGAAAAGGGACAACTCAACGCCTCAATCAACGGGCGAGAAACGGCTTGGCGTTTGCTTGAGCATTCCAGCAGAGTATCTGGATGCCCTCAGCCAAGGTAAACCTATAACCCCAGTCTCTTCAGTCAAATTCTGTCCTCAATGTTGGCGACCAGGACAGACGCCAGATCCGATATGGACAGATTTACGGAGTCATTTTTGTTTTGCCTGTGGGACTCGCCTCATCAACCAGTGTGCTCAGTGTCAGCAACCGATCTTGTCCTTGCAATTCCGCTTTTGTCCCTATTGCGGTAAGGCTTATCAGAGCAAAGCGGTCAGTTCAACCTAATGCCGGTCAATTTTCTCAATGAGTCGGAGCGCACTCACCTTAGTCAGATTCCTGCAGACATCCTGAGATCGATCTCAACAAATATTTCACTTGACACCAGAAGATATCCAGCAGGTTAACGGCAACGGCAGCCCCATAACCAATTGGGCTTCGCGATCCAGTTGTGTACGCTGCGATTTTTAGGCTTTTGTCCTGATGATTTGCAACAGACACCCACTCAGGTTTTAGAGTTTGTGGCCCAGCAGATTAACATTACCGTCGAGCATCTGCAGCGGTATGGCAAGCGGGCGCAAACCCGCACTGCCCATTTACAGCAAGTGCAGCATTACTTGGGTTTTCGAACTCCCAAATCTAAGGACTTAAGGCACTGGGAAATGGATGTTAGAGCGGGCATTGGAACATGACGAACCTTTGCTGCTATTCCAACAAGCAGCGGAAAAACTATTGGCACAAAAGTTGGTGCGTCCCAGGATAACTACGATGAGCGGATGGTAAGTACAGCCCGCAACCAAGCCATGAAAGTGACCTACCAGATGATGAAGCCATTGGTTAAGGCCTCAGGGCGAAATTTCTCAACGATCTGCTCAAGCCCGAGGGAGACGGTAAGGCGATCCGATTAAGTCGATTGCGGTGGCCGGCCACCAGTAATTCAGCCGCTGAAATTTGAGAGTCATTGAGAAGATCAACTTTCTGCGCAGCCACAACGTTCATCAATGGGATGTCACAGAGTTTAATCCGAATCGACTTAAATTCCTGGCTCGATTAGCTAAAAAGACTAGCATCAAGTCATTCAAGCGAATCCCTGCTGCATAATCACGACTTCTCCGGTTGAGTGGCACTAACTTCTCCACCCCCAACCAAAAAAATATTGGCCAACCATTTTCGACAGGTAGATATGGAATTATGGGTTGCAATTCATAGGCAAAAAATCAGCTCTGAATTCATACATATCACGAATGGAAGATCGTGATCTCATCCGGTCTATTCATGTATCTGTCCCTCCTTTTTTTCATCCTTCTTCTCCTTGTGCGTTTTAAGGTTAGATCTTGGGATCGTTTCTCTCGTTGTTTTCTCCTCATGTGAACGGTCATTACTCAGTTCTCCTTCTGGCTTCAGGGTCAGTTTGCTGGTCAATTTCCGCATGGATTCTCCTCGGAGCAAGACCTTCATCGCATCATGGATAATCCGGTCGAGGATGGCATCGGCGAGGGTGGGATCTTGAATTTGTGAGTGCCATTGCTCCAGGGGCATTTGCGTGGCGAATAAACAGGAGGCTTTACGGAAACGCTCGTCTAGGATATCGAGTACTTCTCGAGCTTCAAAGACAGACAGGGGATCTCTAAGCCATTCATCCAGCACCAATAGATCGTAGGCCGCTAATTGTTTTCGGAGTTTGGGATAAGACCCATCTCCTTTGGCCAGCTTCAACTCCAGCACCAGGTCAGCGGTTTTGATATAGCGCACGCTATGGCCTTGCTTGCACAGATGATTTGCAAGGACCGACGCCAAGAAAGACTTCCCTACACCGGTCGGCCCAATAGAATCAATGACAGGTTTCTTGGAGCCAATGGCCTTGAGCAAATTCAAGGAACTGGATTTTACGGAGTCCTCTGGGGACATCGAAATCCACGGCATCTAAGGTGGCATGCACCGGCAGTCGCGCTTGCCTGAGTCGGCGTTGCATCCGTTGATTCTGACGCCGGATGTATTCGCGCTCTACCATCAAGGCCAGTCGTTCATCGAAGGACAGATCATGATAGGTGGGCATCGCCTGCTGTTCTCGCCAAGCTTCGAGTACGCCGGTGAGTTTCATTTGTTGTAGCTGTTCAATCATTGCTTGCATCGTTGTCTCCCCCTACGTCGCTTGATAATATTCGGACCCTCGGACATTGGCATGGTGAATAGGAATCACCTTATGGGTTTCATCCGGTAAGGGGTCGGATTCAAGTTTGTTTTGGAGCATGGACTTGAGATAGCGTTGGCCCACCATCCCCATAGCATTAGCCCGATTACAGGCGGCTTCCAACCTTTCAGCACCATGGGTTGTTCTCAGATGTTGCACCCCTTTTAAGGCTCGAAATGCTTGTTCATCATGGGCTTTCTTCTCAAAGATCTCTATCACTTGTTGCTTCGTTGCCGGTCCAACATTCTGAGCCCAGGTGATGAAGGTCTCTCTCGATTGGTTTTTGTGGGCTAAGTGCGCCGGTGGCATATGCCCCTCTTGCGTGGAATGCTGAAATGAAACGCTGGAACGTTCATGTACCGCAATGCGCTGATGGTCATGGAAAATCTGCACCAAAGATTCCGTAATCTTGACCGATACCGATTGACCCACATAGCCATAAGGGACACTGTAATAGTGGCGGTTCACCTCAATGTGATAATCAAAACTCACTTTCGCAGTTTTAAATTCGCCAAACTCAAACGCATGGCTGGGCAAGGACCTCAGTTCCGGTTGGTCCACTTGCTCAATAATTCTCGACGGGATAGACCATAGGATTTCATGGTCCGATGGTTGAGTTTCTCGAGTCCCGCTGCTATCGCTTCATTCAGTTGCTTGAAACTGGTAAAGGTCTGATCTCTCAATGGCGCTAGGATATGACGCTCCACTTGCTGTACCGCATTCTCCACTTTGGGTTTATCCCGAGGGCATTTGGGGCGAGCGGGCAGAATAATCACGTTGTAGTGTTCCGCAAAGTCCTGATAACTCCGATTGATACCGGGCTCATAACGACACGGATCTGTGACTCCTGACTTGAGGTTGTCTGGAACGATAGCGACCGGCACCCCACCAAAGAAGGCCAAGGCCCGTTGATGAGATCCGAGCCAGTTCTTGATGGTTTGGCTTTCGGTCGCCTCTGCATAGGTGTAGTTACTCGCTCCACAGCAGGCTACAAATACTTGAGCTTGAGTCACCTCACCGGTTTTGGGATGGACCACCGGCACCGTCATACCGCAGTAGTCCACAAAATCTTTTCCGCTCCCTTGTGAATCTGGCGCATGGATAGCGAGTGCTGCTTTTTCCACTGACGGTATCGACGGCAAAAGCCACTATAGCTACAGTTCCAGTCTCCTCTCTCTTTACCCTCCATCCACAGTAGGCCCAGGGTGACCCCTTTGCGTTGCATCTCTCGATGCACATATTCGAAGTCAATCGCTGGCTTCTTACGGGAGGACTGACGCTGACCTTTTCCCAGCAAATGCTGGATATCACTATCACTCAGTTGGCTTAACTGGTCATAACTGAGAGATTGACCCTGGGCACGGCGCAGATAGTCCCGGACACTGGTACGGGAGATGAAGCAGCTACGAGCGATCTCCGATTTATTGTGGCCGAGTTCATGTAAACGGATAATTTCGCGAAATTTACTCATCGACAGGGTTGCTCCTTGACGTTTATAGGCCATTGCCAATCTCCATTCCTCTGGCTAATGCACAGAAGTTAGAGGTTGGCCTGGCTAGGGATAATGACCTGTCGAAATGATGGTTAAGGGGTGGAGAAGTTAACTGCCACTTATCCGGCGAAGTTGTTGCCACAGGGGTGGAGAAGTTTATTGCCACTTGACTGGCGAAGATAACTTCCATAGGGGTGGAGAAGTTACTGCCATTCGACCGGAGAAGTCAACCTCCACAGGGGTGGAGAAGTTGGTGAGAATATGCAAATCCCCGTAGAACGGCGGTATCCGTTACTGATCGCTTTTTTGCAGCAACTGCTAATCGAGACTACGGATGAGGCCATCGATCTATTTATTCGTTGTTTATCAGATGCTCATTCCAAAGCTCGACGAGAACTGCGAGACTTTCGCCAAAAAGAAGCGGTCGCGATCAATGAAAAGGTCATGCTCCTGCAGCAGTTAGGTGGAGTCATCTTAGATCCAGCGGTAGAAGATCCTGCAGTGCGATCTGACATTTTTGAGTGTGTCTCGCCAGAGCAGCTGCAGGCTGCCCTGGCAGATTGTGAGCGAATAGTTCGGCCTGCCAAAGATGAATCCTATGATTACTTTGCCAATCGCTACAGCTATTTTCGTCAGTTTGCACCTGCATTTC contains:
- a CDS encoding helix-turn-helix transcriptional regulator is translated as MSSDWSACPPHPQESLKDYVCRLRQQQNWTQAQLATAAGVHRQTIGKIEKGQLNASINGRETAWRLLEHSSRVSGCPQPR
- a CDS encoding zinc ribbon domain-containing protein, whose product is MSIPAEYLDALSQGKPITPVSSVKFCPQCWRPGQTPDPIWTDLRSHFCFACGTRLINQCAQCQQPILSLQFRFCPYCGKAYQSKAVSST
- the istA gene encoding IS21 family transposase, which translates into the protein MDYCGMTVPVVHPKTGEVTQAQVFVACCGASNYTYAEATESQTIKNWLGSHQRALAFFGGVPVAIVPDNLKSGVTDPCRYEPGINRSYQDFAEHYNVIILPARPKCPRDKPKVENAVQQVERHILAPLRDQTFTSFKQLNEAIAAGLEKLNHRTMKSYGLSRRELLSKWTNRN
- a CDS encoding DUF4158 domain-containing protein is translated as MGFAIQLCTLRFLGFCPDDLQQTPTQVLEFVAQQINITVEHLQRYGKRAQTRTAHLQQVQHYLGFRTPKSKDLRHWEMDVRAGIGT
- a CDS encoding Mu transposase domain-containing protein — encoded protein: MDQPELRSLPSHAFEFGEFKTAKVSFDYHIEVNRHYYSVPYGYVGQSVSVKITESLVQIFHDHQRIAVHERSSVSFQHSTQEGHMPPAHLAHKNQSRETFITWAQNVGPATKQQVIEIFEKKAHDEQAFRALKGVQHLRTTHGAERLEAACNRANAMGMVGQRYLKSMLQNKLESDPLPDETHKVIPIHHANVRGSEYYQAT